A single genomic interval of Corylus avellana chromosome ca10, CavTom2PMs-1.0 harbors:
- the LOC132163925 gene encoding aldehyde dehydrogenase family 3 member F1-like isoform X1: protein METVRGLERDVEDLREYYRLGKTKEASWRKSQLKGLLTFLKEKDRDIFKVLKQDLGKHHIEAFRDEIGTLIKSLNLALDSLQEWMSGRKATLPQIALLTTAEVVPEPLGLVLIISSWNFPFGLSLEPLIGAIAAGNTVVLKPSELAPSCAAFLANNIPIYMDNNAVKVVQGGPAVGEQLLQQKWDKIFFTGSARIGRLVMSAAVKHLTPVTLELGGKCPAIVDSLSSSWETKLAAKRILMAKCGSCAGQACIAIDYMLAEKKSTPTLVGYIKAMIKEMYGENPKESCSIGRIVNKHHFLRLKDLLNDPRVKASIVYGGSLDEDNLFIEPTILVDPPLEAAIMTEEIFGPLLPIITLENIEDSIQFINSMPKALAIYCFTKNKSLERRIISETSSGSITFNDALVQYAADTLPFGGVGESGMGRYHGKFSFDTFSHEKAILRRSFLTELWFRFPPWNTQKLQLLDCAYNYNYIGLLLVILGLKRSKRASYFH, encoded by the exons ATGGAGACTGTGAGAGGTTTGGAAAGAGATGTAGAGGATTTGAGGGAGTATTATAGGCTTGGAAAGACGAAGGAAGCATCTTGGAGGAAGTCACAGCTCAAAGGCTTGCTTACTTTCCTAAAGGAGAAAGATCGAGATATCTTTAAGGTTCTTAAGCAAGACTTGGGAAAACATCACATTGAGGCTTTTAGAGATGAG ATAGGAACCTTGATAAAGTCACTGAATTTAGCATTGGATTCTTTACAAGAATGGATGTCAGGCAGAAAG GCTACACTGCCACAAATTGCTTTGCTCACCACTGCAGAAGTTGTTCCCGAGCCTCTTGGCCTTGTCCTCATTATATCTTCTTGGAATTTTCCCTTTG GACTGTCCTTGGAACCTCTGATAGGGGCAATAGCTGCTGGAAACACAGTGGTTCTGAAGCCCTCGGAATTGGCTCCTTCATGTGCTGCTTTTCTAGCAAATAATATCCCAATTTACATGGACAATAATGCTGTCAAGGTTGTCCAAGGTGGACCAGCTGTTGGTGAACAACTCCTACAGCAGAAATGGGACAAAATCTTCTTTACAG GAAGTGCACGGATTGGACGGCTTGTTATGTCTGCGGCTGTGAAGCATCTGACACCTGTTACTCTGGAGTTGGGTGGAAAATGCCCTGCTATTGTTGATTCCCTTTCTAGTTCTTGGGAAACTAAG CTTGCTGCAAAGCGAATTCTTATGGCGAAATGTGGGTCCTGTGCTGGTCAAGCATGCATTGCAATAGATTATATGCTTGCAGAAAAGAAATCTACACCCACTTTG GTAGGGTACATTAAGGCCATGATCAAGGAAATGTATGGAGAAAACCCAAAGGAATCATGCAGTATTGGAAGGATAGTAAACAAACACCATTTCTTGAGATTGAAGGATCTTTTGAACGACCCCAGAGTTAAAGCTTCTATTGTTTATGGTGGTTCATTGGACGAAGATAACTT GTTCATAGAGCCAACAATCTTGGTGGATCCCCCGCTTGAAGCAGCAATCATGACAGAAGAAATCTTTGGCCCATTGCTTCCAATAATTACA TTGGAGAATATTGAGGACAGTATACAGTTCATAAACTCAATGCCTAAAGCACTTGCTATTTATTGCTTCACCAAAAATAAATCTCTAGAGAGAAGGATTATATCCGAAACATCATCTGGAAGCATCACATTCAATGATGCCCTTGTTCAA TATGCAGCTGACACCCTCCCATTTGGAGGAGTTGGTGAAAGTGGGATGGGAAGATACCATGGAAAGTTCTCGTTTGACACTTTCAGCCATGAGAAGGCCATATTAAGAAGAAGTTTCCTGACTGAATTGTGGTTTAGATTTCCTCCATGGAACACTCAGAAGCTGCAACTCCTTGACTGTGCCtacaattacaattatattGGATTACTCCTTGTCATTCTGGGCTTGAAAAGGTCTAAACGAGCTTCATATTTTCACTGA
- the LOC132163926 gene encoding putative SWI/SNF-related matrix-associated actin-dependent regulator of chromatin subfamily A member 3-like 1, protein MATISLRRTKEKGLIGLPPKIIETCYVELSREERELYDKMEGEAKSAFRYYINAGNMMRNYSAVLSILLRLRQICIDLALCPSDLKSLLPSQNIEDVSNNPELLKKMVEVLQDGEDFDCPICISPPTNIIITRCAHIFCQACILKTLHHKPRCPLCRGPLTQCDLFSAPPETSDNDDTGVPSSKTTTSSKVSALLKFLIESRDQNPATKSVVFSQFRKMLLLLEKPLKAAGFKILRLDGSMNAKRRTQVIEEFGVPGQDGPTVLLASLKASGTGINLTAASRVYLLEPWWNPAVEDQAMDRVHRIGQKENVKIVRLIARNSIEERIVELQERKKQLAREAFGGRGPKDRREIGLDDLRALMSL, encoded by the exons ATGGCAACTATTTCTTTgcgaagaacaaaagaaaagggattgATTGGGTTGCCACCTAAAATTATAGAGACTTGTTATGTGGAACTTTCTAGAGAAGAACGTGAACTGTATGATAAGATGGAAGGGGAAGCTAAGAGTGCTTTCCGGTATTATATCAATGCTGGTAATATGATGCGCAACTACTCAGCTGTACTAAGTATACTCCTCCGACTTCGCCAGATATGTATTGATTTGGCCTTGTGCCCTTCAGATCTCAAATCACTACTCCCTTCTCAGAATATTGAAG ATGTATCCAATAATCCGGAGTTGCTGAAAAAGATGGTTGAGGTGCTGCAAGATGGTGAAGATTTTGACTGTCCAATATGCATTTCACCACCAactaatattattattacacGTTGTGCCCATATTTTTTGCCAAGCCTGTATTTTGAAAACCCTACATCACAAACCCCGCTGCCCCCTTTGTCGGGGTCCTTTGACACAGTGTGACCTGTTCTCAGCCCCTCCGGAAACTTCTGATAATGATGACACTGGAGTACCCTCTTCAAAAACAACCACATCTTCCAAAGTCTCTGCTcttctaaaatttctcataGAGTCTAGGGATCAAAACCCAGCTACAAAATCAGTAGTATTTTCACAGTTCCGTAAGATGTTGTTATTACTTGAAAAGCCCCTAAAAGCTGCTGGTTTCAAGATTTTGCGCTTAGATGGGTCAATGAATGCAAAGCGAAGGACTCAAGTAATTGAAGAATTCGGTGTCCCTGGACAAGATGGACCCACAGTTTTGCTTGCAAGTCTTAAGGCTTCAGGAACAGGCATAAACCTCACTGCAGCTTCTAGAGTCTACTTGTTGGAGCCATGGTGGAACCCAGCAGTTGAGGATCAGGCAATGGATCGTGTCCACCGGATTGGGCAGAAGGAGAATGTGAAGATTGTGAGGTTGATTGCTCGAAATAGCATCGAAGAGAGGATAGTAGAGTTGCAGGAGAGGAAGAAGCAACTTGCAAGGGAAGCTTTTGGAGGTAGGGGCCCAAAGGATAGGAGGGAGATTGGTTTAGATGATCTCCGTGCCCTCATGTCGCTGTAA
- the LOC132163800 gene encoding extensin-2-like: MGTSGNRGCWPQLISVIAFCLLATTVVANEPYFYASPPPPYVYKSPPPPSPSPPPPYVYKSPPPPSPSHQPPYVYKSPPPPSPSPPPPYVYKSPPPPSHSPPPPYIYKSPPPPSPSPPPPYKSGAIDLKDFRPISLANGVHNIIAKVLANKLRRIMEKIILKPNNAFVKGVILRRNDDLG; the protein is encoded by the exons ATGGGTACCTCGGGAAACCGAGGCTGTTGGCCTCAACTGATATCAGTAATAGCTTTTTGCCTCTTAGCCACTACTGTGGTGGCCAATGAGCCTTACTTTTATgcctcaccaccaccaccttaCGTTTACAAGTCACCGCCCCCACCATCACCGTCACCACCTCCTCCATATGTTTACAAGTCACCTCCTCCTCCATCGCCATCTCATCAACCACCTTACGTTTATAAGTCACCACCcccaccatcaccatcaccacctCCTCCATATGTTTACAAGTCGCCTCCACCTCCATCTCATTCCCCGCCACCTCCTTACATCTATAAATCACCACCTCCCCCATCACCATCACCTCCTCCTCCATAT AAATCCGGGGCTATTGATCTTAAGGACTTTCGGCCTATTAGTCTTGCGAATGGAGTTCATAATATTATTGCCAAAGTCCTGGCCAATAAGTTGAGAAGGATTATGGAAAAGATTATTTTGAAGCCCAATAATGCTTTTGTTAAAG GTGTGATTTTGAGGAGAAATGACGATCTTGGATAg
- the LOC132163925 gene encoding aldehyde dehydrogenase family 3 member F1-like isoform X3, which produces MEIGTLIKSLNLALDSLQEWMSGRKATLPQIALLTTAEVVPEPLGLVLIISSWNFPFGLSLEPLIGAIAAGNTVVLKPSELAPSCAAFLANNIPIYMDNNAVKVVQGGPAVGEQLLQQKWDKIFFTGSARIGRLVMSAAVKHLTPVTLELGGKCPAIVDSLSSSWETKLAAKRILMAKCGSCAGQACIAIDYMLAEKKSTPTLVGYIKAMIKEMYGENPKESCSIGRIVNKHHFLRLKDLLNDPRVKASIVYGGSLDEDNLFIEPTILVDPPLEAAIMTEEIFGPLLPIITLENIEDSIQFINSMPKALAIYCFTKNKSLERRIISETSSGSITFNDALVQYAADTLPFGGVGESGMGRYHGKFSFDTFSHEKAILRRSFLTELWFRFPPWNTQKLQLLDCAYNYNYIGLLLVILGLKRSKRASYFH; this is translated from the exons ATGGAG ATAGGAACCTTGATAAAGTCACTGAATTTAGCATTGGATTCTTTACAAGAATGGATGTCAGGCAGAAAG GCTACACTGCCACAAATTGCTTTGCTCACCACTGCAGAAGTTGTTCCCGAGCCTCTTGGCCTTGTCCTCATTATATCTTCTTGGAATTTTCCCTTTG GACTGTCCTTGGAACCTCTGATAGGGGCAATAGCTGCTGGAAACACAGTGGTTCTGAAGCCCTCGGAATTGGCTCCTTCATGTGCTGCTTTTCTAGCAAATAATATCCCAATTTACATGGACAATAATGCTGTCAAGGTTGTCCAAGGTGGACCAGCTGTTGGTGAACAACTCCTACAGCAGAAATGGGACAAAATCTTCTTTACAG GAAGTGCACGGATTGGACGGCTTGTTATGTCTGCGGCTGTGAAGCATCTGACACCTGTTACTCTGGAGTTGGGTGGAAAATGCCCTGCTATTGTTGATTCCCTTTCTAGTTCTTGGGAAACTAAG CTTGCTGCAAAGCGAATTCTTATGGCGAAATGTGGGTCCTGTGCTGGTCAAGCATGCATTGCAATAGATTATATGCTTGCAGAAAAGAAATCTACACCCACTTTG GTAGGGTACATTAAGGCCATGATCAAGGAAATGTATGGAGAAAACCCAAAGGAATCATGCAGTATTGGAAGGATAGTAAACAAACACCATTTCTTGAGATTGAAGGATCTTTTGAACGACCCCAGAGTTAAAGCTTCTATTGTTTATGGTGGTTCATTGGACGAAGATAACTT GTTCATAGAGCCAACAATCTTGGTGGATCCCCCGCTTGAAGCAGCAATCATGACAGAAGAAATCTTTGGCCCATTGCTTCCAATAATTACA TTGGAGAATATTGAGGACAGTATACAGTTCATAAACTCAATGCCTAAAGCACTTGCTATTTATTGCTTCACCAAAAATAAATCTCTAGAGAGAAGGATTATATCCGAAACATCATCTGGAAGCATCACATTCAATGATGCCCTTGTTCAA TATGCAGCTGACACCCTCCCATTTGGAGGAGTTGGTGAAAGTGGGATGGGAAGATACCATGGAAAGTTCTCGTTTGACACTTTCAGCCATGAGAAGGCCATATTAAGAAGAAGTTTCCTGACTGAATTGTGGTTTAGATTTCCTCCATGGAACACTCAGAAGCTGCAACTCCTTGACTGTGCCtacaattacaattatattGGATTACTCCTTGTCATTCTGGGCTTGAAAAGGTCTAAACGAGCTTCATATTTTCACTGA
- the LOC132163925 gene encoding aldehyde dehydrogenase family 3 member F1-like isoform X2: METVRGLERDVEDLREYYRLGKTKEASWRKSQLKGLLTFLKEKDRDIFKVLKQDLGKHHIEAFRDEIGTLIKSLNLALDSLQEWMSGRKATLPQIALLTTAEVVPEPLGLVLIISSWNFPFGLSLEPLIGAIAAGNTVVLKPSELAPSCAAFLANNIPIYMDNNAVKVVQGGPAVGEQLLQQKWDKIFFTGSARIGRLVMSAAVKHLTPVTLELGGKCPAIVDSLSSSWETKLAAKRILMAKCGSCAGQACIAIDYMLAEKKSTPTLVGYIKAMIKEMYGENPKESCSIGRIVNKHHFLRLKDLLNDPRVKASIVYGGSLDEDNLFIEPTILVDPPLEAAIMTEEIFGPLLPIITLENIEDSIQFINSMPKALAIYCFTKNKSLERRIISETSSGSITFNDALVQLTPSHLEELVKVGWEDTMESSRLTLSAMRRPY; the protein is encoded by the exons ATGGAGACTGTGAGAGGTTTGGAAAGAGATGTAGAGGATTTGAGGGAGTATTATAGGCTTGGAAAGACGAAGGAAGCATCTTGGAGGAAGTCACAGCTCAAAGGCTTGCTTACTTTCCTAAAGGAGAAAGATCGAGATATCTTTAAGGTTCTTAAGCAAGACTTGGGAAAACATCACATTGAGGCTTTTAGAGATGAG ATAGGAACCTTGATAAAGTCACTGAATTTAGCATTGGATTCTTTACAAGAATGGATGTCAGGCAGAAAG GCTACACTGCCACAAATTGCTTTGCTCACCACTGCAGAAGTTGTTCCCGAGCCTCTTGGCCTTGTCCTCATTATATCTTCTTGGAATTTTCCCTTTG GACTGTCCTTGGAACCTCTGATAGGGGCAATAGCTGCTGGAAACACAGTGGTTCTGAAGCCCTCGGAATTGGCTCCTTCATGTGCTGCTTTTCTAGCAAATAATATCCCAATTTACATGGACAATAATGCTGTCAAGGTTGTCCAAGGTGGACCAGCTGTTGGTGAACAACTCCTACAGCAGAAATGGGACAAAATCTTCTTTACAG GAAGTGCACGGATTGGACGGCTTGTTATGTCTGCGGCTGTGAAGCATCTGACACCTGTTACTCTGGAGTTGGGTGGAAAATGCCCTGCTATTGTTGATTCCCTTTCTAGTTCTTGGGAAACTAAG CTTGCTGCAAAGCGAATTCTTATGGCGAAATGTGGGTCCTGTGCTGGTCAAGCATGCATTGCAATAGATTATATGCTTGCAGAAAAGAAATCTACACCCACTTTG GTAGGGTACATTAAGGCCATGATCAAGGAAATGTATGGAGAAAACCCAAAGGAATCATGCAGTATTGGAAGGATAGTAAACAAACACCATTTCTTGAGATTGAAGGATCTTTTGAACGACCCCAGAGTTAAAGCTTCTATTGTTTATGGTGGTTCATTGGACGAAGATAACTT GTTCATAGAGCCAACAATCTTGGTGGATCCCCCGCTTGAAGCAGCAATCATGACAGAAGAAATCTTTGGCCCATTGCTTCCAATAATTACA TTGGAGAATATTGAGGACAGTATACAGTTCATAAACTCAATGCCTAAAGCACTTGCTATTTATTGCTTCACCAAAAATAAATCTCTAGAGAGAAGGATTATATCCGAAACATCATCTGGAAGCATCACATTCAATGATGCCCTTGTTCAA CTGACACCCTCCCATTTGGAGGAGTTGGTGAAAGTGGGATGGGAAGATACCATGGAAAGTTCTCGTTTGACACTTTCAGCCATGAGAAGGCCATATTAA